One stretch of Streptomyces sp. MMBL 11-1 DNA includes these proteins:
- a CDS encoding QcrA and Rieske domain-containing protein gives MSVTDHQPGGDHPAGGDPREALQDRIAADSLTTRRDYLRIVTTVSGGLAVGGIGVAAGMLHRHGDGEEGKAPEAKRIAGRLQPGESIAFRYPGEEDRAVAVRLDDGTLVGYSAVCTHLACAVLWRKDRGTEGELYCPCHEGVFDARSGEVTAGPPPRGLPKVVVIEQDDGSIWAVGTTRSGESIEEGLCRQLGGDRPDLASRIGCPDIGGGAESPPRAAGARPGRRNTGERPPTRADGGTETARRATGPAPGPGPGAGETPATAGNTGRRA, from the coding sequence GACCGGATCGCCGCCGACTCCCTCACCACTCGGCGGGACTACCTCCGGATCGTCACCACCGTCTCCGGAGGGCTCGCCGTCGGCGGCATCGGGGTGGCCGCGGGCATGCTCCACCGCCACGGCGACGGCGAGGAGGGCAAGGCCCCCGAGGCGAAGCGCATCGCCGGGCGACTCCAGCCCGGCGAGTCGATCGCCTTCCGCTACCCGGGCGAGGAGGACCGGGCCGTCGCCGTCCGCCTCGACGACGGCACGCTCGTCGGCTACTCCGCCGTCTGCACCCACCTCGCCTGCGCCGTGCTCTGGCGCAAGGACCGGGGCACCGAGGGCGAGCTGTACTGCCCCTGCCACGAAGGAGTCTTCGACGCCAGGTCCGGCGAGGTCACGGCGGGACCGCCGCCGCGCGGGCTGCCCAAGGTCGTGGTCATCGAGCAGGACGACGGCAGTATCTGGGCCGTGGGGACCACCCGCTCCGGCGAGAGCATCGAGGAAGGCCTCTGCCGCCAGCTCGGCGGCGACCGCCCCGACCTCGCCTCCCGCATCGGGTGCCCCGACATCGGCGGCGGAGCCGAATCCCCGCCCCGGGCAGCCGGCGCACGACCCGGCCGCCGGAACACCGGCGAGCGGCCCCCGACCCGGGCCGACGGCGGAACGGAAACCGCCCGCCGGGCCACCGGCCCCGCACCCGGCCCCGGGCCGGGAGCCGGCGAGACCCCCGCCACCGCCGGGAACACGGGCAGGCGGGCATGA